In one Cupriavidus taiwanensis genomic region, the following are encoded:
- the clsB gene encoding cardiolipin synthase ClsB yields the protein MCRPRLARRKLSDNHGMSRISHSAQAEDAPVHDTATTGEPTYRHHMLRWAWRRGKPTIGNTVRLLHGGQDFFPALIAAIDQAAFQVMLETYIYADDEVGRAVADALIRAAARGVAVRVTVDGFGAGDMPAELAERLRAGGVHLRVYRAMRGFRLARRHLRRLHRKLAVIDRHVAFVGGINIIDDHNHGPFEGANLGPRYDFAVQVSGPLVDRIALSSERLWWRLSLREARGSERAAAVADYPLVTDLPPRPEASGGIRAALLLRDNLRNRRTIEREYLRALGAARHDVILANAYFLPGHKMRRALLACRGRGVRVRLLLQGMVEYRLQHYATHALYASLLEAGVEIYEYAESFLHAKVGVVDEAWATVGSSNMDPFSLLLAREANVAVYDAAFAAELREALERAIAHRSVRVLPDAHARRSPLHRLANWAAYMLLRLGVIIAGVTGRY from the coding sequence ATGTGCAGGCCGCGCCTTGCCCGCCGCAAACTGTCCGATAATCACGGCATGTCACGGATCTCCCACTCCGCCCAGGCCGAGGACGCCCCGGTGCACGACACCGCCACCACCGGCGAGCCGACCTATCGCCACCACATGCTGCGCTGGGCCTGGCGCCGCGGCAAGCCTACCATCGGCAACACCGTGCGGCTGCTGCACGGCGGCCAGGATTTCTTTCCGGCGCTGATCGCCGCGATCGACCAGGCCGCGTTCCAGGTCATGCTGGAAACCTACATCTATGCCGACGACGAGGTCGGCCGCGCCGTCGCCGACGCGCTGATCCGTGCCGCCGCGCGCGGGGTCGCGGTGCGCGTGACCGTGGACGGCTTCGGCGCCGGCGACATGCCCGCCGAACTGGCCGAACGGCTGCGCGCGGGCGGCGTGCACCTGCGCGTCTACCGCGCCATGCGCGGTTTCCGCCTGGCGCGGCGCCACCTGCGCCGGCTGCACCGCAAGCTCGCCGTGATCGATCGCCATGTCGCCTTCGTCGGCGGCATCAACATCATCGACGACCACAACCACGGGCCCTTCGAAGGCGCCAACCTGGGGCCGCGCTACGACTTCGCGGTGCAGGTCAGCGGGCCGCTGGTGGACCGCATCGCGCTGTCGTCGGAACGGCTGTGGTGGCGGCTGTCGCTGCGCGAGGCGCGCGGGAGCGAGCGCGCCGCCGCGGTTGCCGACTACCCGCTGGTGACCGACTTGCCGCCGCGCCCGGAAGCGAGCGGCGGCATCCGTGCCGCGCTGCTGCTGCGCGACAACCTGCGCAACCGCCGCACCATCGAGCGCGAATACCTGCGCGCGCTGGGCGCCGCGCGCCACGACGTGATCCTCGCCAACGCCTACTTCCTGCCGGGGCACAAGATGCGGCGCGCCTTGCTGGCCTGCCGCGGGCGCGGCGTGCGCGTGCGGCTGCTGCTGCAGGGCATGGTCGAATACCGGCTGCAGCACTACGCCACCCATGCGCTCTATGCCTCGTTGCTCGAGGCCGGCGTCGAGATCTACGAGTATGCCGAGAGCTTCCTGCACGCCAAGGTCGGTGTGGTCGACGAGGCCTGGGCCACGGTCGGCTCCAGCAACATGGATCCGTTCAGCCTGCTGCTCGCGCGCGAAGCCAACGTTGCCGTTTATGATGCCGCCTTCGCCGCTGAACTGCGCGAAGCGCTGGAGCGGGCCATTGCGCACCGCAGCGTGCGGGTGCTGCCCGACGCGCATGCGCGGCGCTCGCCACTGCACCGCCTGGCCAACTGGGCGGCCTACATGCTGCTGCGCCTGGGCGTGATCATCGCCGGGGTCACGGGCCGCTACTGA
- the mobB gene encoding molybdopterin-guanine dinucleotide biosynthesis protein B encodes MKVFGITGSSGSGKTTLLDQLIPCFVGAGLRVAGVKHTHHGFDPDTPGKDSWRMRAAGCANVVLVGARHLTLMRHYPEAAPSPELDDALAVLPPDTDLVLVEGYKRSDFPKLEVFRPALGRAPLWDEVPGVVAVASDDPAAVAAMTTLPVLDLNDAQAVFAFIRDYPLPGRDGGAG; translated from the coding sequence GTGAAGGTATTCGGCATTACCGGTTCGTCCGGCAGCGGCAAGACCACGCTGCTGGACCAGCTCATCCCCTGCTTCGTCGGCGCCGGCCTGCGCGTGGCCGGCGTCAAGCACACCCACCACGGCTTCGATCCCGACACGCCCGGCAAGGATTCGTGGCGCATGCGCGCGGCCGGCTGCGCCAACGTCGTGCTGGTCGGCGCGCGCCACCTGACGTTGATGCGGCATTACCCCGAAGCCGCGCCTTCGCCCGAACTCGACGATGCGCTCGCGGTGCTGCCGCCCGACACCGACCTGGTGCTGGTGGAAGGATACAAGCGCAGCGATTTTCCCAAGCTGGAGGTGTTCCGCCCCGCGCTGGGCCGCGCGCCGCTGTGGGACGAGGTGCCGGGCGTGGTGGCGGTCGCCAGCGACGATCCCGCCGCCGTCGCCGCCATGACCACGCTGCCGGTGCTGGACCTGAACGATGCGCAGGCGGTGTTCGCCTTTATCCGCGACTATCCCCTGCCCGGCCGCGACGGCGGCGCGGGCTGA